The Gracilimonas sp. genome contains a region encoding:
- a CDS encoding cystathionine gamma-synthase: protein MKFNTKTIHAGQKPEETSGAVMPPIFQTSTYAQEAPNQHKGYDYARVGNPTRTALEKMIAGLEGAEEAACFSSGVAAMDALMKMLRPGDHVVTTNDLYGGSYRLFTKVFEPYGINFTFVDMTDLDKVKEAITPKTRLMWIETPTNPLLRVVDIKALVELAKPKDILTVVDNTFASPYLQRPLEFGADAVLHSATKYLAGHSDVIHGAVASSNKEIMENLRFQTKTSGAVPGPMDCYLTLRGIKTLSVRVQRSVDNAKQIAEFLENHSEVASVLYPGLSSHPQHELAKKQMDDFGAMLSFTLKNDSIEAAVKFMSNTKIFTLAESLGGVESLISHPASMTHGSIPKDVREKAGLKDSLIRISVGIEDADDLIDDLNQAF, encoded by the coding sequence ATGAAATTTAATACCAAGACTATTCATGCCGGCCAGAAGCCCGAAGAAACTTCCGGTGCGGTAATGCCCCCAATTTTTCAAACATCAACGTACGCACAGGAAGCCCCAAACCAGCACAAGGGCTATGATTATGCCCGTGTTGGCAATCCCACCAGAACGGCACTTGAAAAAATGATTGCAGGCCTGGAAGGCGCTGAAGAAGCGGCCTGTTTTTCCAGTGGCGTAGCTGCAATGGACGCCCTGATGAAGATGTTGCGTCCCGGTGACCACGTAGTTACCACTAACGATTTATATGGCGGATCCTACCGTCTTTTTACAAAAGTATTTGAACCGTACGGCATCAATTTTACTTTTGTGGACATGACTGATCTTGATAAAGTAAAAGAAGCTATCACTCCCAAAACCAGGTTGATGTGGATCGAAACCCCCACCAACCCTTTACTTCGGGTCGTTGATATTAAAGCACTGGTTGAGCTTGCAAAACCAAAAGATATTTTGACGGTTGTGGATAATACTTTTGCTTCACCTTACTTACAACGACCCTTAGAGTTTGGAGCGGATGCTGTTCTTCACTCCGCTACCAAATATTTAGCCGGACATTCAGACGTTATTCACGGCGCCGTGGCAAGTTCCAATAAAGAGATTATGGAGAATCTTCGGTTTCAGACAAAAACTTCCGGGGCTGTTCCCGGCCCAATGGATTGCTACCTTACTTTAAGAGGTATCAAAACGCTGAGTGTTCGTGTTCAGAGATCCGTAGATAATGCCAAACAAATAGCCGAATTTCTTGAAAACCATTCTGAAGTTGCTTCTGTCTTGTATCCGGGGCTTAGCTCACATCCTCAGCATGAATTGGCTAAAAAACAAATGGATGATTTTGGAGCAATGCTTTCCTTTACCCTCAAAAATGATTCTATCGAAGCAGCTGTTAAGTTTATGAGCAATACCAAGATTTTCACACTTGCAGAAAGCCTGGGTGGAGTGGAGTCACTCATCAGCCACCCGGCATCCATGACGCACGGCTCTATACCGAAAGACGTTCGGGAAAAAGCCGGATTGAAAGATTCTCTCATCAGAATTTCCGTGGGAATTGAAGATGCCGACGACCTGATTGACGACTTAAACCAGGCATTTTAA
- a CDS encoding acetyl-CoA C-acyltransferase, which translates to MRDVVIVSAKRTPMGSFGGSLSSFTAPELGAAAILEAVKAGGIKADDVQELLMGNVLSAGIGQAPARQAGMKAGLNQRTPATTVNKVCASGMKAIMIAADQIRLGEADIIVAGGMESMSNVPYYLPKQRFGSKYGHTQAEDGIVKDGLWDVYNDYLMGNAGDLCGRECNISREQQDEYAVTSYKRAIEATEKGYFKDEVIKMKVKDRKGNVTEVEKDEELDKVRFEKIPELRPVFDKEGTVTAANASSINDGAAAVLVMSADKAEELGLKPLAKILSHASAAKAPEWFTTAPADAIPIALKKAGLTKNDIDLFEINEAFSVVALANNQILELDPEKVNIHGGAVSIGHPLGCSGARIIVTLIHALKRTQGKYGCAGICNGGGGASSLVLEML; encoded by the coding sequence ATGCGAGACGTAGTTATAGTATCAGCAAAACGAACACCCATGGGTTCCTTTGGAGGCAGCCTGTCATCTTTTACGGCACCGGAACTGGGGGCTGCGGCCATACTTGAAGCGGTAAAGGCAGGCGGTATCAAAGCAGATGATGTTCAGGAATTATTAATGGGCAATGTACTTTCAGCCGGAATCGGCCAGGCCCCTGCACGACAAGCCGGTATGAAAGCAGGCTTGAATCAAAGAACTCCGGCAACCACGGTGAACAAGGTATGTGCATCCGGGATGAAAGCAATTATGATTGCGGCCGACCAAATCCGTTTGGGTGAAGCTGACATCATTGTAGCGGGCGGCATGGAGAGCATGAGTAATGTTCCCTACTATCTTCCCAAACAGCGTTTTGGATCAAAATACGGACACACACAAGCTGAAGACGGTATTGTCAAAGACGGGCTTTGGGATGTATATAATGATTACCTGATGGGGAATGCCGGTGACCTTTGTGGGAGAGAATGTAACATAAGCCGTGAGCAGCAGGATGAATATGCTGTCACTTCATATAAAAGGGCTATTGAAGCTACGGAAAAAGGCTACTTCAAGGATGAAGTAATCAAAATGAAGGTTAAGGACCGCAAGGGGAATGTAACTGAAGTAGAAAAAGACGAGGAATTGGATAAAGTTCGTTTTGAAAAAATCCCCGAACTCCGTCCTGTTTTTGATAAAGAAGGAACCGTGACTGCAGCAAATGCATCCAGTATTAATGACGGGGCAGCAGCTGTTTTGGTTATGAGTGCAGACAAAGCCGAAGAATTGGGCCTCAAGCCTCTTGCTAAGATACTGAGTCATGCTAGTGCGGCTAAAGCTCCTGAGTGGTTTACAACCGCACCGGCTGATGCCATCCCCATTGCTTTAAAGAAAGCCGGGCTTACTAAAAATGATATTGATTTATTTGAAATCAACGAAGCCTTTTCGGTAGTTGCTTTAGCTAATAACCAAATTCTTGAATTGGATCCCGAGAAAGTTAATATCCACGGCGGTGCCGTTAGTATTGGGCACCCTTTGGGTTGTTCCGGGGCTCGCATTATTGTTACACTCATTCATGCCCTTAAGAGAACACAAGGCAAATACGGATGTGCCGGTATTTGCAACGGCGGCGGCGGCGCTTCCTCCCTCGTTCTTGAAATGCTTTAA
- the porV gene encoding type IX secretion system outer membrane channel protein PorV, producing MKRTLSIIAAATLFLWPAISNAQVAITAVPFLQIEPDSRGAGMGNTGVAIADNASALFWNPAGLAFQDETNQAGITHSNWLANFNVSDLFYDQVVGKYYIEGIGTIGAHLTYLNMGEQVVTRETGPEPISRFNSYELAFGASYGHKFSENFAGGTSLRIIYSSLASGTSISEQKVSPGSSVAVDLSVLYRTDPFAVGGRDARFSFGTNLSNIGPGIQYTDNAQKDPLPTVLRFGWAFDLDLDDAGINKITIANDISKIMARTKPVYTTDNEGNVDTSRVASGPIEALFTSWSSFKRFDGQSTIEVGLMQQFMIGAGVEYWYADQFALRSGYYFEDPQNGDREYITFGAGIRYDFLGVDFSYIKTLESDHPLANTLRFSLLIDF from the coding sequence ATGAAAAGGACACTATCCATAATTGCAGCAGCGACGTTATTCCTGTGGCCTGCTATCTCAAATGCACAAGTTGCTATTACAGCCGTTCCCTTTCTTCAAATTGAACCGGATTCCCGTGGAGCAGGTATGGGCAACACCGGCGTAGCCATTGCTGACAATGCTTCCGCTTTATTCTGGAACCCGGCAGGCTTAGCTTTCCAGGATGAAACAAATCAAGCCGGTATCACCCATTCAAACTGGCTGGCTAATTTTAATGTAAGTGATCTCTTCTATGATCAGGTAGTAGGTAAGTACTATATTGAGGGTATTGGCACTATTGGAGCTCACCTGACTTACCTTAATATGGGAGAACAGGTGGTAACCCGTGAAACAGGACCTGAGCCTATTTCTCGTTTCAACAGTTATGAACTTGCTTTCGGCGCCTCTTACGGACATAAATTCAGCGAAAACTTTGCCGGGGGAACAAGCTTGCGAATTATTTACTCGAGCCTGGCAAGCGGCACCTCCATAAGCGAACAAAAAGTAAGTCCGGGCAGCAGTGTCGCAGTCGACCTCTCCGTCTTATACCGTACCGACCCTTTTGCTGTTGGAGGAAGAGATGCCCGATTTAGCTTTGGAACCAACTTGTCTAATATTGGGCCCGGAATCCAATACACTGACAATGCACAAAAAGATCCGCTGCCTACCGTTCTTCGATTTGGCTGGGCTTTTGATCTTGACCTCGATGATGCAGGCATCAACAAAATTACCATCGCCAATGACATTTCCAAAATAATGGCACGCACCAAACCTGTTTATACAACAGATAATGAAGGAAATGTAGATACCTCTCGTGTTGCTTCCGGACCGATTGAAGCCTTGTTTACTTCCTGGAGCAGTTTTAAACGATTTGACGGTCAAAGCACCATTGAAGTTGGGCTTATGCAACAATTTATGATTGGTGCAGGAGTTGAATATTGGTATGCCGATCAATTTGCACTCAGAAGCGGCTACTATTTTGAAGATCCGCAAAACGGAGACCGGGAATACATTACTTTCGGAGCCGGCATTCGCTATGACTTTCTCGGGGTTGACTTCAGTTACATAAAAACCCTTGAATCAGACCATCCACTTGCAAACACCCTGCGATTCAGCTTGCTGATTGACTTTTAA
- a CDS encoding T9SS type A sorting domain-containing protein: MLGISMLFLFGFQNLTAQNISAQRSHALSEQQPLLTENLNATGVLNVVAIMVEFQPDDNRLTSGTGIFGPDGMDGLPYISGTDTRIDPLPHDRNYFEAHLEFAKNYYEKSSDGQLTIDYQVLPGIYRLPKKMEEYSPIGETFTNEKIAELAKDAWQLVEDGADFNASGLDPETTAFIIFHAGVGRDIELTGTNLDITPYDIPSLYLRKEDLGDLLNEPGFDGFPVNDGTFQITNSLILPRTESRRGLDIQDNEFVFPLSINGLLIASIGSHLGLPDLFNTETGDPGIGRFGLMDGAGFFAYNGLLPPEPSAWEKIYLGWETPIIIDKIMTGDISLPASSLNQPNSIAKYKLSDSEYFLIENRHRDPDGTGITVTIRKPDGIEVQQTFTNEDEAFVFQEANFEKLLEAGTFVDASNLDFSLPGGFDNAADRNLNGGILIWHIDEAVINTQLDSDRVNADPKRRGIDLEEADGAQDIGQATPGSLDNSATFGTAYDFWWSGNDYRVILETGREVSLYENRFGTDTYPNNNSNSGAPSFFELYDFSDNQPIATFKIRAIEPNSELYTSGFSIQLDSTKNYFTPDDSYYNYFPLSLSVFEAQNDTFLIVPAQEFVTSVSLSDPVNMQYRLTGTSIQQPLINREDLVLATKPDNSASDINVAALSWNISSFDTVWTATLPANRGFLSSQNGQIIHADFTAAGLNANDGSITSTGPSPLQRSEIIVGDFSEASNSGVVFSSIPNFIFYPESAQNRLYTGSIQLGNRVLFYVFEDARFSLIDPSLDNSSITLFEEDSAGWPAILDDASILRIDKINNQLIGMNKIGGIQNYTPIRAPEGIQFIGTPLYTDLIVPGEEYATLVMGQDNYSLNIYAYREDGTLVNGFPLYVGKSVSADTQPIHPIIYNGTLYALSHKGFLKSWNLTQVSDTKWSSRYGNNDLNKVSARVPDNSDDQSSGFGVLNGAETYNWPNPANDETNIRFQLAPPGGTVEITVITMSGRIIFEETVSTSGGFPQEVRVNTRQWGSGGYVARVKATVEGKSETKLIKIGVVH, from the coding sequence ATGTTAGGTATCAGCATGCTCTTTCTATTTGGTTTTCAAAATCTTACAGCGCAAAATATATCTGCTCAACGCTCCCATGCTCTTTCTGAGCAGCAACCATTGCTCACAGAAAATCTAAACGCCACAGGGGTTTTAAATGTGGTTGCCATAATGGTTGAGTTTCAACCCGATGACAATCGCCTGACTTCGGGAACCGGCATTTTCGGACCGGACGGAATGGATGGGCTGCCCTATATTTCGGGCACTGATACCCGTATTGACCCTCTTCCCCATGACAGGAACTACTTTGAGGCACACCTGGAGTTTGCCAAAAACTATTATGAAAAATCCTCTGACGGACAACTGACCATTGATTATCAGGTACTGCCCGGTATCTATCGCCTCCCTAAAAAAATGGAAGAATACTCTCCCATCGGAGAAACATTTACGAATGAGAAAATAGCTGAGCTTGCCAAAGATGCCTGGCAACTAGTTGAAGACGGAGCTGATTTTAATGCTTCCGGGCTTGACCCCGAAACCACCGCTTTTATTATTTTTCATGCCGGTGTCGGGCGTGATATTGAACTCACCGGGACCAACCTCGATATCACTCCTTATGATATCCCTTCCCTTTATCTTCGAAAAGAAGACCTGGGTGATCTTTTAAATGAACCGGGATTCGATGGCTTCCCGGTAAATGATGGCACTTTTCAGATAACCAATTCCTTGATTCTTCCGCGAACCGAAAGCCGCCGCGGACTTGATATACAGGATAACGAATTTGTCTTTCCACTTTCCATCAATGGCCTTTTGATTGCTTCAATAGGCAGTCATCTGGGACTGCCTGATTTGTTTAACACCGAAACCGGAGATCCCGGAATTGGCCGTTTTGGCCTGATGGATGGAGCGGGATTTTTTGCTTACAACGGGCTGCTCCCACCGGAACCCTCAGCCTGGGAAAAGATTTACCTGGGCTGGGAAACTCCTATTATTATTGACAAAATCATGACCGGGGATATTTCCCTCCCGGCAAGTTCTTTGAATCAGCCAAACAGTATTGCGAAATATAAACTATCCGATTCGGAATATTTTTTGATTGAAAATCGCCACCGGGATCCCGATGGAACCGGTATCACTGTCACCATTCGGAAACCTGACGGCATTGAAGTACAACAAACATTTACAAATGAGGATGAGGCCTTCGTTTTTCAGGAAGCCAATTTTGAAAAATTGCTTGAAGCAGGAACTTTTGTAGATGCCTCAAACCTTGATTTCAGCCTTCCAGGAGGTTTTGATAATGCCGCCGATAGAAATTTAAACGGGGGAATTCTTATCTGGCATATTGATGAAGCCGTAATCAACACGCAACTCGACAGCGACCGTGTTAATGCAGATCCCAAACGCCGGGGTATCGACCTTGAAGAAGCAGATGGAGCTCAGGATATTGGTCAGGCAACCCCCGGAAGCCTGGATAACAGCGCAACATTCGGCACGGCTTATGATTTTTGGTGGAGCGGAAATGACTACCGTGTAATTTTGGAAACGGGACGCGAAGTGAGCCTTTATGAAAACAGGTTTGGCACCGATACCTATCCGAATAATAACAGTAATTCAGGTGCTCCGTCATTTTTTGAGCTGTACGATTTTTCCGATAACCAACCCATCGCTACTTTTAAAATCCGCGCCATCGAACCTAATAGTGAGTTATACACTTCCGGCTTTTCAATTCAATTAGACTCCACCAAAAACTACTTTACCCCTGACGATTCATATTATAACTATTTTCCCCTTTCACTTTCTGTCTTTGAAGCACAAAATGACACCTTCCTGATTGTCCCGGCTCAAGAATTTGTAACATCTGTATCCCTTTCTGATCCTGTAAACATGCAATACCGACTTACAGGAACTTCTATACAGCAACCTTTAATCAACAGAGAAGACCTCGTTTTGGCAACAAAACCAGATAATTCTGCCTCCGATATTAATGTGGCTGCATTGAGTTGGAATATAAGTTCTTTTGATACCGTCTGGACAGCTACCCTTCCGGCAAATCGCGGGTTCTTGAGTTCACAAAACGGGCAAATCATTCATGCTGATTTTACGGCAGCCGGTCTGAATGCAAACGACGGGAGTATCACATCGACAGGGCCGTCCCCTCTTCAGAGATCAGAAATTATAGTAGGAGATTTTTCCGAAGCATCAAATTCAGGGGTGGTTTTTTCTTCGATTCCCAATTTCATTTTTTACCCGGAATCTGCTCAAAACAGACTGTACACCGGGTCCATTCAATTAGGAAACCGGGTTTTGTTTTATGTGTTTGAAGACGCCCGCTTTTCACTTATTGATCCCTCACTTGACAATTCCTCAATTACTCTTTTTGAAGAAGATTCAGCAGGATGGCCGGCCATCCTGGATGATGCTTCAATTTTACGTATCGATAAAATCAATAATCAGTTGATCGGTATGAACAAAATTGGCGGAATACAAAACTATACTCCCATCCGGGCACCCGAGGGGATACAGTTTATTGGAACTCCGCTTTATACAGACCTCATTGTCCCGGGCGAGGAATATGCCACACTTGTTATGGGGCAAGATAATTACTCCCTGAACATCTATGCGTACAGAGAGGATGGTACACTTGTAAATGGATTTCCCCTATACGTGGGGAAATCGGTTTCTGCTGATACGCAACCTATCCACCCTATCATCTATAATGGCACTTTATATGCTCTCAGCCATAAAGGCTTCCTGAAATCATGGAATTTAACGCAGGTCTCCGATACCAAATGGAGCAGCCGATATGGGAATAATGATTTAAATAAGGTTTCAGCACGGGTACCCGATAATTCCGATGATCAATCATCCGGTTTTGGGGTGCTTAATGGAGCGGAAACCTATAATTGGCCCAATCCTGCCAATGATGAAACCAATATTCGTTTTCAATTGGCACCACCGGGAGGAACCGTTGAAATTACCGTAATTACTATGAGCGGACGTATTATATTTGAGGAAACTGTATCTACTTCAGGCGGTTTTCCACAAGAAGTACGGGTAAATACCCGGCAATGGGGAAGCGGAGGCTATGTAGCCCGGGTAAAAGCAACCGTTGAGGGGAAATCAGAGACCAAACTCATTAAAATTGGCGTGGTACACTAA
- a CDS encoding DUF5683 domain-containing protein, producing MKKFIAIGWVSFFLPLAAFGQSINTFSNGIFKKAESPQTVQKNVRLSDFRYQNPSSAKLSFLEAPRNNPGIAFAASAIVPGAGQAANGKWVRTGIYFTAEVLGIIFHLDRNAQAQRQERAYKQFAQENWSVVAYSKWLVNYSQQHQLNNGWQTLQNEISGENPNWNNTKQDWDLVSISTLRNVERLTPFYFKDRVGSNFSHELPDYGSQQYYELISKYYQFQPGWRDWYEDITMAQVQDESLYRYFWNGQDEPFELFHEGRDRAQEFNQNYRVAGNILKLILVNHVVSAFDALFTVQLKKSRIQTETNLLKMEQFSVTWHF from the coding sequence ATGAAAAAATTCATTGCTATAGGATGGGTGTCCTTCTTTCTGCCCCTGGCTGCATTTGGGCAATCAATTAATACGTTCAGTAACGGCATTTTCAAAAAAGCAGAATCTCCCCAAACAGTTCAGAAGAACGTTCGACTCTCAGATTTTCGATATCAGAATCCCTCATCAGCTAAACTATCTTTCCTGGAAGCTCCCCGAAATAACCCCGGCATAGCCTTTGCCGCATCTGCAATAGTTCCCGGAGCGGGCCAGGCAGCTAATGGAAAATGGGTACGTACCGGTATTTACTTTACAGCTGAAGTACTGGGCATAATTTTTCATCTTGACAGAAATGCCCAAGCCCAAAGGCAGGAACGAGCCTACAAGCAATTCGCTCAGGAAAACTGGAGTGTGGTTGCCTATTCCAAATGGTTGGTAAATTATTCTCAGCAACACCAGCTGAACAACGGATGGCAAACTCTTCAAAATGAAATTTCCGGAGAAAATCCCAATTGGAATAATACGAAACAGGACTGGGATCTCGTTTCCATTTCAACCCTGAGAAACGTTGAAAGGTTAACTCCTTTTTATTTTAAGGATCGTGTCGGAAGTAATTTCTCACATGAACTGCCTGATTATGGATCTCAACAATATTATGAACTCATAAGTAAATACTATCAATTTCAGCCGGGTTGGCGCGATTGGTATGAGGATATCACAATGGCCCAGGTTCAAGATGAATCGTTGTATCGCTATTTTTGGAATGGACAAGATGAACCATTTGAGCTTTTCCACGAAGGGCGTGACCGTGCACAGGAATTCAATCAGAATTACCGTGTAGCGGGGAACATCCTGAAGCTGATTTTGGTAAACCATGTGGTTTCAGCCTTTGACGCTTTATTCACTGTTCAGTTAAAAAAAAGCCGGATTCAAACAGAAACCAATTTATTGAAGATGGAACAGTTTTCAGTAACCTGGCACTTTTAA
- a CDS encoding PASTA domain-containing protein yields the protein MLKYFTYLKNIITSKYTYIAMGILILLGASSILLVDKVIMPFYTNYNEGVTVPDVTKITLDEAEALLESYGLRYEVTERRANSAFPADYVIDQSPVPTNIVKPNRKVYLTVNTEVKPQVEVPKVVDLSLRNAEIQLQNYGLQVGTRSYESSRFKNVVLRQSIPDGATVAKGTVVDLVISDGLGDKMVTVPEIINLSLPQAQLKLREAGLNVGEVKFRPTKDIVPNTVLDFSPKRAELREGETLTLVISERYEAIEQSESGAVIIDSTENNPDSLNTSPPDSLNNQPNNNNQN from the coding sequence ATGCTTAAATATTTTACATACCTCAAAAATATAATTACAAGTAAATACACCTACATAGCAATGGGGATACTCATTCTATTGGGAGCTTCGTCCATTTTATTGGTCGACAAAGTCATTATGCCTTTCTACACCAATTATAATGAAGGGGTAACGGTACCTGATGTAACCAAAATAACTTTGGATGAAGCTGAAGCTCTGTTAGAAAGCTATGGCCTCCGTTACGAGGTAACTGAGCGCAGGGCTAATTCTGCGTTTCCCGCTGATTATGTAATTGACCAAAGCCCGGTTCCTACCAACATTGTAAAACCTAATCGAAAAGTTTACCTCACCGTAAATACAGAAGTTAAACCACAAGTTGAGGTTCCCAAGGTTGTTGACCTCTCCTTGCGGAATGCTGAAATCCAGCTTCAAAATTATGGATTGCAGGTGGGCACACGCAGTTATGAGTCTTCCCGTTTTAAGAATGTAGTATTGCGACAATCTATTCCAGACGGTGCAACTGTTGCGAAAGGCACCGTAGTAGATTTGGTGATCAGCGACGGCTTAGGAGATAAAATGGTAACAGTACCTGAAATTATAAACCTCAGCTTGCCCCAGGCACAGCTCAAATTACGGGAAGCCGGATTAAATGTGGGGGAAGTTAAATTCCGCCCTACCAAAGATATTGTGCCCAATACTGTATTAGACTTCTCCCCTAAACGAGCAGAACTGCGGGAAGGAGAAACGCTTACATTGGTTATTTCAGAACGGTATGAAGCGATTGAACAAAGTGAAAGCGGTGCCGTGATTATTGATTCTACCGAAAACAATCCCGATTCCCTGAATACTTCTCCCCCCGACTCCCTCAACAATCAACCTAATAACAACAACCAGAACTAA
- the rpe gene encoding ribulose-phosphate 3-epimerase translates to MNFELPILAPSILAADFSKLGANIEDAVKGGASWIHCDIMDGHFVPNISFGPSVVKAAKKSAPEAFLDVHLMIENPDDYVEGFVEAGADLISVHYETCPHLHRSIQNIKKYGLMSGVVVNPATSLHNIEPILEEVDLVLIMSVNPGFGGQSFIESSYEKLKQLAQLREEKELSFLIQVDGGVNLKNIQKVADAGADVLIAGSSVFSADDITARVEELTAKMS, encoded by the coding sequence ATGAATTTTGAACTTCCGATTCTCGCACCATCAATTTTAGCCGCTGATTTTTCTAAACTTGGAGCAAACATTGAAGATGCAGTGAAAGGGGGAGCTTCCTGGATTCACTGTGATATTATGGACGGGCATTTTGTCCCGAATATCAGTTTTGGGCCAAGTGTGGTAAAAGCCGCCAAGAAGTCAGCCCCGGAAGCTTTTTTGGATGTTCATTTGATGATTGAAAACCCGGACGATTATGTGGAAGGATTTGTGGAAGCCGGTGCCGACTTGATTTCTGTTCATTATGAAACTTGTCCGCATTTGCATCGATCGATCCAAAACATAAAAAAATATGGCCTGATGAGTGGTGTAGTAGTGAATCCGGCTACCTCATTGCATAACATAGAACCCATACTGGAAGAAGTTGACTTGGTTTTGATTATGAGCGTAAATCCCGGCTTTGGCGGACAAAGTTTCATAGAGAGCAGTTACGAAAAATTAAAGCAACTGGCACAACTTCGGGAGGAAAAAGAACTTAGTTTTCTCATTCAGGTAGATGGCGGAGTAAACCTTAAAAACATCCAGAAGGTAGCCGATGCCGGGGCCGATGTTTTAATTGCAGGGAGCAGCGTGTTTAGTGCTGATGACATTACTGCACGGGTTGAAGAGTTGACTGCGAAGATGAGCTAA
- a CDS encoding PhoH family protein, translating into MDKAFPHTKFNARGNRIKIAGPENEVETATNVIKGMLELLDRKSKVAEGDINTLVNLTSGESTAAKPQIRTLEETGDTIIHTHNGEAITAKKPGQRRIVKSSSENDIVFAIGPAGTGKTYTSVALAVQALKNRKVRKIILARPAVEAGENLGFLPGDLKEKIDPYLRPLYDALEDMIDRDRLELHLAKNIIEIAPLAYMRGRTLNNAFVILDEAQNATNTQMKMFLTRIGFNSRAIITGDITQTDLPHRQQSGLISIQKILQDIDGIDFVYLGEEDVVRHKLVRDIINAYEKFEEKGKK; encoded by the coding sequence TTGGATAAAGCATTTCCTCACACCAAATTCAACGCCCGTGGAAATCGTATAAAAATAGCCGGGCCTGAAAACGAGGTTGAGACAGCTACCAATGTAATTAAGGGAATGCTGGAATTGCTGGATCGAAAAAGCAAAGTGGCCGAAGGCGATATAAATACCCTCGTTAATTTGACATCAGGAGAAAGTACGGCTGCCAAGCCCCAAATTCGCACTTTAGAGGAAACCGGGGATACGATTATCCATACCCATAACGGGGAAGCCATAACGGCTAAAAAACCGGGACAACGACGTATCGTTAAATCCTCTTCAGAAAATGACATTGTATTTGCCATAGGTCCGGCCGGTACCGGGAAAACGTATACCTCGGTTGCCTTAGCTGTTCAGGCTCTGAAAAATCGTAAGGTCCGAAAAATTATTCTGGCTCGGCCTGCAGTCGAAGCCGGTGAAAATCTTGGATTTCTGCCCGGCGACTTAAAGGAGAAAATTGACCCTTATCTCCGGCCGCTTTATGACGCGCTTGAGGATATGATTGACCGGGATCGGCTGGAACTGCATCTTGCTAAAAATATTATTGAAATCGCCCCTTTAGCTTATATGCGCGGGCGAACGCTGAATAATGCTTTTGTAATCCTGGATGAAGCTCAGAACGCCACTAATACCCAAATGAAGATGTTCCTGACCCGAATTGGGTTCAACAGCAGGGCTATCATAACCGGAGATATTACTCAAACCGACCTGCCCCACCGGCAACAATCCGGATTGATTTCCATTCAGAAAATCCTGCAGGATATTGACGGTATCGATTTTGTTTATCTGGGAGAGGAAGACGTTGTACGACATAAGCTGGTACGGGATATTATTAATGCCTACGAGAAATTTGAAGAGAAAGGGAAAAAGTAG
- a CDS encoding MBL fold metallo-hydrolase: MNTYASVLYEGTFSVGLDKKFVRINREDPPAKGALKLSLNPVLIHTPERNYLFDCGIGEFGEDTGPDVIRENLDAHGLTEFDITDIFLSHLHYDHIGGLAHRENGYWELTFPEAKIWVSKKGWEKVMAQDEYYDAEKTEFISFLDAKADLHFLGEEEQPYPDIKVRKIGGHTEFHQVLLFDDGKQKYLQAGDVIGTKGAINRKYAAKYDFEPKVSQQRREELAKMAFEEGYTILSYHEDLNPLFKLTGYEEKTGYSTENVDSYVPA, from the coding sequence ATGAACACCTACGCCTCAGTACTTTATGAAGGAACCTTTTCCGTTGGACTGGATAAAAAATTTGTTCGCATAAACCGGGAAGATCCTCCTGCAAAAGGAGCTTTGAAATTATCCTTGAATCCGGTCCTTATTCATACCCCTGAACGCAATTATCTATTTGATTGCGGGATTGGAGAATTTGGGGAAGATACAGGACCTGATGTCATTCGGGAAAACCTGGATGCCCACGGCCTCACCGAATTTGATATCACTGATATATTTCTTAGCCATCTTCATTACGACCACATTGGCGGACTTGCCCATCGAGAAAATGGATATTGGGAACTCACTTTCCCGGAAGCTAAAATCTGGGTTTCCAAAAAGGGATGGGAAAAAGTTATGGCTCAAGATGAATATTATGATGCCGAAAAAACCGAGTTCATCTCTTTTTTAGATGCTAAAGCCGACCTGCATTTTCTCGGAGAAGAGGAACAACCTTATCCTGACATAAAAGTTCGTAAAATCGGAGGGCATACTGAATTTCACCAGGTTCTGTTATTTGACGACGGTAAGCAAAAATACCTGCAAGCCGGAGATGTAATTGGCACCAAAGGAGCCATCAACCGAAAGTATGCCGCTAAGTATGACTTTGAGCCCAAAGTAAGCCAACAGCGCCGGGAAGAACTTGCAAAAATGGCCTTTGAAGAAGGTTATACAATTTTATCTTATCATGAAGACCTTAACCCTTTATTTAAACTCACGGGGTATGAAGAAAAAACCGGATATAGCACTGAAAACGTAGATTCATATGTCCCTGCCTGA